Proteins encoded in a region of the Podospora pseudopauciseta strain CBS 411.78 chromosome 6, whole genome shotgun sequence genome:
- a CDS encoding hypothetical protein (COG:S; EggNog:ENOG503P0Z1) encodes MAPLSSSTVLVATLLATTTLAQSNVRVWSSVAWILYGDRTPLLSDNPTLTPLGAQQLKAQGAALRTRYLWKSSPDDDDDDDIDSNGLDDIAPIHGIEQYTINNRQLRAMSTTDTYNIASAMAFFQGLYPPTTIKPSNSTGGAIAATLADGTTMTYPLDGYQYPQIQTLSRLFNPDSIYLDGSSHCPSFLQSMASFPSEETPSSNLSTSSSFYASLYPRIFNSSSLPLDQLDFLQAYNIYDYAAYHHLHNPLLSPLFAEGELPRLRSLASSEIRSRHGNLSLPIRTIAGRTLASYTKSLLVDNIRSAGSTSKLNLLFSSFEPFVAFFALSSLDAGASRELFRELPYPGAVMLFELFSTVNTTKGRDGEEEYPEVKDLKVRFLYRNSSASEARLRVYSLFETGVNYPTLEFLDFERKMGGVGVKGGRKGGDQDVEYGGRGQKKERVGSWELRNGKKVVEGVGEGVEETGTGARVEVPDRSHLRTVGGRWEEDDDDRLSLYGREPVKVREF; translated from the exons ATGGcccccctctcttcctcgacgGTCCTCGTCGCCACTCTCCTGGCAACAACCACCCTTGCGCAATCCAACGTGCGAGTCTGGTCCTCCGTCGCTTGGATCCTCTACGGCGACCGCACCCCTTTGCTGTCAGacaacccaaccctcacccccctcggcGCGCAACAGCTCAAAGCCCAAGGCGCCGCCCTGCGAACCCGTTACCTTTGGAAATCCTCccctgacgacgacgacgatgatgacatCGATAGTAACGGCCTCGACGACATCGCCCCCATCCACGGAATAGAGCAatacaccatcaacaaccgcCAGCTCAGAGCCATGTCCACCACCGACACCTATAACATCGCCTCGGCCATGGCCTTCTTCCAAGGCCTctacccccccaccaccatcaaacCCTCCAACTCCACCGGCGGTGCCATCGCCGCCACCCTAGCAGACGGAACAACAATGACCTACCCCCTCGACGGCTACCAATACCCCCAAATTCAAACCCTCTCCCGCCTCTTCAACCCAGACTCCATCTACCTCGACGGCTCCTCCCACTGCCCTTCCTTTTTGCAGTCCATGGCCAGTTTTCCAAGCGAAGAAACCCCCTcgtccaacctctccacctcgtcctcctttTACGCAAGCCTCTACCCCCGCATCTTCAACTCTTCCTCCCTGCCCTTGGACCAGCTCGACTTTCTACAGGCCTACAACATCTACGACTACGCCGCCTATCACCACCTTCACAACCCGTTGCTGTCTCCCCTTTTTGCCGAAGGTGAACTCCCCCGCCTCCGCTCCCTGGCCTCGAGCGAAATCCGCTCCCGCCACGggaacctctccctccccatcaggACCATCGCCGGGCGCACCTTGGCAAGCTACACAAAATCCCTGCTGGTAGACAACATCCGTTCGGCGGGTTCCACCAGCaagctcaacctcctcttttcGTCATTCGAGCCCTTTGTTGCGTTTTTTGCGCTGTCGAGTCTGGATGCAGGCGCGAGCAGGGAGCTGTTTCGTGAGCTCCCTTACCCGGGGGCGGTGATGCTTTTTGAGCTCTTCAGCACGGTGAATACGACcaaggggagggatggggaggaggagtaccCCGAGGTTAAGGACCTGAAGGTGAGGTTTCTGTATAGGAATTCCAGTGCGAGCgaggcgaggttgagggttTATAGTTTGTTTGAGACGGGGGTGAACTACCCGACTTTGGAGTTTTTGGATTttgagaggaagatggggggggtgggggtcaag GGGGGTAGGAAGGGTGGGGATCAGGATGTGGAGTACGGCGGACGGgggcagaagaaggagagggtggggagtTGGGAATTGAGGAatgggaagaaggtggtggagggggttggtgagggggtggaggaaaCGGGGACgggggcgagggtggaggtgccTGATCGGAGTCATTTACGGACTgtgggggggagatgggaagaggatgatgatgatcggTTGAGTTTGTATGGGCGGGAGCCGGTGAAGGTGCGGGAGTTTTAG
- a CDS encoding hypothetical protein (EggNog:ENOG503P638), producing the protein MHLKFPVLRYLVHDPIIMINFLLTLVLLTTVMAINIGHLPTIPHISHTPRAVDNTTDVNNANIDKFLFHPRPVQCGEANLLLVGIPPYHPIVKAGGFDPKMIEAILANDTNLLVNSGYNVRMVLFGPEQPLSVLEAQFADIDCWDGTGVGFGERGTTDVGLTERFEDTIHYFRKRAPNGPIMFNSSPTTFLPTLKRHFPIAGGADCAKEGKPGKLLGFRVICDDGVCKKD; encoded by the exons ATGCACCTAAAGTTTCCAGTCCTTCGCTATTTGGTCCACGACCCAATCATCATGAtcaacttcctcctcaccctggTCCTCCTGACCACAGTCATGGCCATCAACATCGGCCACCTCCCGACCATCCCCCACATCAGCCATACCCCCCGCGCCGtggacaacaccaccgatgtcaacaacgccaacatcgacaaattcctcttccacccccgccccGTCCAATGCGGCGaagccaacctcctcctggTCGGCATCCCCCCTTACCACCCCATCGTCAAAGCCGGCGGATTCGACCCCAAAATGATCGAAGCCATCCTCGCAAACGACACCAATCTCCTCGTCAACTCCGGCTACAACGTCCGTATGGTCCTCTTTGGTCCCGAGCAGCCCCTTTCTGTGCTGGAGGCGCAATTTGCGGATATTGACTGCTGGGATGGCACCGGAGTTGGCTTCGGGGAGCGCGGGACTACGGATGTGGGTCTGACAGAGAGGTTCGAGGATACCATTCACTACTTCCGCAAGAGAGCTCCCAACGGCCCGATCATGTTTAATTCTTCGCCTACGACGTTTTTGCCGACGCTCAAGAGACATTTCCCTATTGCGGGGGGAGCGGATTGTGCCAAGGAGGGGAAGCCGGGGAAGCTTTTG GGTTTCCGTGTCATCTGCGATGATGGCGTGTGCAAGAAGGACTAA
- a CDS encoding hypothetical protein (EggNog:ENOG503NX6K; COG:C; MEROPS:MER0192051), which produces MSSDTQSIPKGKGSETLNGGFKPQGNMVAVVPPKPEDLQRSYATVVDANANPKGWYGSMVNGIGTLIGTLGAVPCCVCCPNPYKSVGQGHVGLVTKFGKFYKAVDPGLVKVNPLSENLIQVDVKIQIVEVPKQVCMTKDNVSVHLTSVIYYHIVAPHKAAFGITNVRQALIERTQTTLRHVVGARVLQDVIERREELAQSIGEIIEDVAAGWGVQVESMLIKDIIFSNELQESLSMAAQSKRIGESKIIAAKAEVEAAKLMRQAADILSSAPAMQIRYLEAMQAMAKSANSKVIFLPAANQTMPSTQQFENSLAGGSGNKNYNTFDEGSSSTDPGFQQAINARIIENI; this is translated from the exons ATGTCCAGCGACACTCAGAGCATccccaagggcaagggctCAGAGACACTCAATGGCGGTTTCAAGCCTCAGGGCAACATGGTAGCTGTGGTTCCTCCCAAGCCTGAGGATTTGCAGAGAAGCTATGCCACGGTCGTCGACGCAAATGCTAACCCCAAGGGCTGGTATGGCAGCATGG TTAACGGCATCGGTACTCTCATCGGCACCCTCGGTGCAGTCCCATGCTGCGTCTGCTGCCCCAACCCATACAAATCCGTCGGCCAAGGCCACGTCGGTCTCGTCACCAAATTCGGCAAGTTCTACAAGGCTGTCGACCCCGGTCTCGTCAAAGTCAACCCCTTGTCCGAGAACCTCATCCAAGTCGACGTCAAGATCCAGATCGTCGAAGTCCCCAAGCAAGTCTGCATGACCAAAGACAACGTCAGTGTCCACCTCACCTCGGTCATCTACTACCACATCGTAGCCCCCCACAAGGCTGCCTTCGGCATCACCAACGTCCGCCAAGCCCTCATCGAGCGCacccaaaccaccctccGCCACGTCGTCGGCGCCCGCGTCCTCCAAGACGTCATCGAGCGCCGCGAGGAACTCGCCCAGTCAATCGGGGAAATCATCGAAGACGTCGCCGCCGGCTGGGGTGTCCAGGTGGAGAGCATGCTCATCAAGGACATCATCTTCAGCAACGAACTCCAGGAATCTCTTTCCATGGCCGCCCAGTCCAAGAGGATCGGTGAAAGCAAGATCATTGCCGCCAAGGCAGAGGTCGAGGCTGCCAAGCTGATGAGGCAGGCGGCTGATATCTTGTCTTCCGCCCCTGCCATGCAGATTCGCTACCTGGAGGCGATGCAGGCCATGGCCAAGAGTGCGAACAGCAAGGTTATTTTCTTGCCTGCTGCTAATCAGACTATGCCGAGCACCCAACAATTCGAGAATTCGCTGGCTGGGGGGTCGGGAAACAAGAACTACAACACTTTTGACGaggggagcagcagcactgATCCCGGCTTTCAGCAGGCGATTAATGCCCGGATTATTGAGAATATCTGA
- the MCH1 gene encoding putative monocarboxylate transporter mch1 (COG:S; EggNog:ENOG503PFI3), whose protein sequence is MSSTTTPLLHRIPSTSTLGPASSDTTSLRSLPSSRYRRRPRPTATRRALLLSFLSSLLSSLSAGSITIFSLYAPTFQSTLHYSQYRINGLASAASIAMYMPVSLLGYYCDRVGPAPLSLLSAVFFGLGYAGAALFFYWGQQGDPEGVYWGLVGSFVGIGVGTCSMYLSAVATCAKNFGRGRHRGLALAVPIAAFGLSGMWLSQVGDRLFSLDTPGDLGGKKVDVVRFFGFLAILLVIVGVIGAVGLRIVDEQELIEEAVEELERSGILDGSRMLGNGVTREGYGGVDVDEEREEEDMIGAGILDPRKDQEEDKKIKTWVLNAETRRFLTDHTMWLFAFGFFFMIGPGEAFINNMGTVIKTLYDPELRVGGGAEEHETSAATHVSIVGITSTIVRLLTGTLTDLLAPSPQAGHVQIASSTELERKRFSVSRVVFLLFFAVMLSLGLAGLAAGWVQDHGERFWVISGLVGAGYGAVFSLTPIIITVIWGVENFATNWGIVAMFPALGATMWGLVYSAVYQEGARRQSVVGEEDGGDNLCYGVECYASAFWAMAGSVWVACGLVLWAWKGRGGWSQRGVVV, encoded by the coding sequence atgtcctcaaccaccacccccctcctccaccgcatcccctccacctccaccctcggCCCCGCCAGCTcagacaccacctccctccgctccctccCGTCCTCCCGCTACCGCCGCCGTCCCAGACCAACCGCCACCCGccgcgccctcctcctctccttcctttcctccctcctctcctccctctcagccGGCTCGATCACGATCTTCTCCCTCTACGCCCCCACCTTCCAATCGACCCTCCACTACTCCCAATACCGCATCAACGGCCtcgcctcggccgcctcCATCGCAATGTACATGCCGGTCTCCCTCCTGGGCTACTACTGCGACCGCGTCGgccccgcccccctctccctcctctccgcagTCTTCTTCGGCCTCGGTTACGCAGGCGCGGCGCTGTTCTTTTACTGGGGACAACAGGGGGATCCGGAGGGGGTGTACTGGGGCTTGGTGGGGAGTTTTGTCGGGATAGGGGTTGGCACGTGTAGCATGTACCTAAGTGCTGTGGCGACGTGCGCAAAGaattttgggagggggaggcacagggggttggcgttggcgGTGCCGATTGCGGCTTTTGGGTTGAGTGGCATGTGGTTGAGTCAGGTGGGGGACAggcttttttctttggacACTCCCGGGGATTTGGGAGGGAAAAaggttgatgttgtcagGTTCTTTGGGTTTTTGGCTATATTGTTGGTGATCGTGGGGGTGATTGGGGCGGTGGGGTTGAGGATAGTGGATGAGCAGGAGTTGAtcgaggaggcggtggaagaGCTAGAGAGGAGTGGGATCTTGGATGGGAGTCGGATGTTGGGGAATGGGGTTACGAGGGAGGGGTACGGGGgtgtggatgttgatgaggagcgagaagaggaggacatgATTGGGGCCGGGATTTTGGATCCAAGAAAAGATCAGGAAGAGGATAAAAAGATCAAGACTTGGGTGTTGAATGCGGAGACGAGGAGGTTTTTGACGGACCATACCATGTGGTTGTTTGCgtttggcttcttcttcatgaTTGGACCGGGGGAGGCGTTTATCAATAATATGGGGACCGTGATCAAGACGTTGTATGATCCGGAAttgagggttggtggtggtgctgaggAGCATGAGACGTCTGCGGCGACCCATGTGAGCATTGTTGGGATCACGAGCACGATTGTCAGGCTGCTGACGGGGACGTTGACGGATTTGCTCGCGCCGAGTCCGCAGGCGGGACATGTCCAGATTGCCTCCAGCACTGAACTTGAGAGAAAAAGATTCTCGGtttcgagggtggtgtttttgctgttttttGCCGTGATGCTTTCTCTGGGGctggcggggttggcggcgGGGTGGGTGCAAGACCACGGGGAGAGGTTCTGGGTGATTTCGGGGCTAGTCGGGGCCGGGTACGGCGCCGTGTTTAGCCTGacgcccatcatcatcacggTGATCTGGGGGGTGGAGAACTTTGCGACGAACTGGGGGATTGTGGCCATGTTTCCGGCGCTGGGGGCGACGatgtgggggttggtgtaTTCGGCTGTTTACCAggagggggcgaggaggCAGTCGGttgttggggaagaggatgggggggataATCTGTGTTATGGGGTTGAGTGCTATGCGAGCGCGTTCTGGGCCATGGCGGGGAGTGTCTGGGTTGCGtgtgggttggtgttgtgggcgtggaaggggaggggtgggtggtcgcagaggggggtggtggtttga
- the PPM2 gene encoding tRNA methyltransferase ppm2 (EggNog:ENOG503NTVT; COG:B; COG:O; COG:T), whose amino-acid sequence MGKPKKLKSDTKSPAAKAQDDQVMGTNSSSIVSKRSVEKIYYAGEPPFFRYFVSKYQRRAPLINRGYWLRLRVIDVLVRDFLKRPLREGKKRKVVVNLGAGSDVLPWQCWSRYGGDCGGVKFVDVDFFELMERKKGVVMGEGALRGYLRGGRVPEGERVVVDGKEVLRKGPVVLDSEGYAMVGVDLRDLKRLEEAMGEVLGGGHWREECEFVFVAEVSITYMEREGADGVIEWAGRVGDAEFVLLEQILPDGTEHPFARTMLGHFDKLNTQLKSVERYPTVSEQRKRFEERGWVEVKVWTLWEAWGDETFLSGEERVRLDDVEEFDEWEEFALFGSHYCVVRARTVGERGAKPVVHSGVEIPVGAVETQVDETTGTRGQRRFAAAMEVSQKGKQSEIVNVLGLGTRNRLQSCDVFTQGEASGLAFGEGGPSSRMCHSLVDIGDSVLLVGGRGSPSSPLKDCWLYEKKSNAWRRTYDLPVPLYRPAVVALGTSGMALLMNGRGKSSTSDGCLLYRHEKGWVECDARGDPFAARYGGVIGVKSSNAGASFSGIYAGGLVDALFTKEVMSWELDISDIRKPSITFTRLQPRTDSNPDASSWLVARFGATCVQHGSEFIILGGVARDHLLGHNDEIVTFSVTGTEYKITRRLISNASPRALYTGHSAVVAADGRIVITGGGATCFSMGTFWNKGVYSLRLPGSGTTGALPHWTHDKTVDIIPGERSLPIRTKLQNGTSSIAIKTIERVQLKTADDFAKVVRAGRPVVLEGLDLGSCVASWNLKYLAEKVGSDRKVVIHEAATQVMDFNAKNFRYVTTGFGDLAQKIEQGGRLYLRALSQEKPTEKPSVLEEDFPTLGGDFVLPEQLALVRENLFSSVLRLSGPVNMWLHYDVMANVYCQIGGSKRLILFPPSDVEHLSFAPGASSSSIDVFSSLESPELTQTHPHEAVLGPGQVLFLPPLWLHTATPTSDKSIAVNVFFRDLDSNSYAAGKDVYGNRDLAAYEKGRQDIGRIANSFQKLPAEAREFYLLKLADELRRKARG is encoded by the exons ATGGGCAAACCAAAAAAACTCAAATCCGACACCAAATCCCCCGCAGCCAAAGCCCAAGATGATCAAGTCATGGGA ACAAACTCCTCTTCCATCGTATCCAAACGCTCCGTGGAAAAGATCTACTACGCCGGTGAACCGCCCTTCTTCCGGTACTTTGTCTCCAAGTATCAGCGGCGCGCTCCGTTGATTAACAGGGGGTATTGGTTACGACTACGAGTGATCGATGTCCTGGTGAGGGACTTCTTAAAGAGACcgctgagggaggggaagaagagaaaggtgGTTGTTAATTTGGGGGCGGGGAGTGATGTCCTGCCTTGGCAGTGTTGGAGTCGATATGGGGGTGATTGTGGGGGGGTCAAGTTTGTGGATGTTGATTTTTTTGAGTTGATGGAACGGAAGAAGGGGGTcgtgatgggggagggggccttGAGGGGTTatttgaggggggggagggtgcctgagggggagagggtggtggtggatgggaaggaggtgCTGAGAAAGGGaccggtggtgttggataGTGAGGGGTATGCGATGGTGGGGGTTGATCTACGGGATTTGAAAAGGTTGGAAGAGGCTATGGGGGAGGTGCTTGGGGGGGGGCactggagggaggagtgtgagtttgtttttgttgccGAGGTTAGTATTACTTatatggagagggagggagcggATGGGGTCATAGAGTGGGCGGGCAGGGTGGGGGATGCGGAGTTTGTATTGCTGGAGCAGATTCTACCGGATGGGACGGAGCACCCTTTTGCGAGGACGATGTTGGGGCATTTTGACAAGTTGAATACGCAGTTGAAGTCGGTGGAGCGTTATCCTACGGTTTCGGAGCAACGCAAAAGGTTTGAGGAGAGGGGAtgggtggaggtgaaggtCTGGACTTTGTGGGAGGCTTGGGGGGACGAGACGTTTTTGTccggggaggagagggtgaggttggatgatgtggaggagtttgatgagtgggaggagtttgCGCTTTTCGGAAGTCATTACTGTGTTGTGAGAGCGAGgacggtgggggagaggggagctAAGCCGGTCGTGCATTCTGGTGTTGAGATTCCGGTGGGAGCGGTAGAGACGCAGGTTGATGAGACAACGGGCACTCGAGGACAAAGGAGGTTTGCTGCCGCGATGGAAGTTTCTCAAAAGGGGAAGCAATCGGAGATTGTGAACGTTCTGGGACTGGGGACCAGGAACAGACTGCAATCCTGCGACGTTTTCACTCAGGGCGAGGCAAGCGGACTCGcatttggagagggagggccTTCAAGCAGGATGTGTCACTCCCTGGTGGATATCGGAGACTCTGTTTTGCTTGTTGGAGGCCGCGGCTCACCATCAAGCCCCCTCAAAGACTGCTGGCTGTACGAGAAGAAGTCGAATGCCTGGAGGCGGACATACGATCTCCCCGTACCGCTCTATCGGCCAGCCGTTGTCGCTCTCGGAACCTCAGGAATGGCTTTGCTCATGAATGGTAGAGGAAAAAGCTCGACATCTGATGGGTGTTTGCTGTATCGGCACGAAAAGGGGTGGGTTGAGTGTGATGCAAGAGGCGACCCCTTCGCGGCAAGATATGGAGGTGTCATCGGTGTCAAGAGCAGCAATGCGGGTGCCAGTTTCAGCGGTATCTACGCCGGTGGCCTGGTGGATGCACTCTTCACAAAAGAGGTGATGTCTTGGGAGCTAGATATCTCAGACATCAGGAAGCCTTCCATCACATTCACCCGTTTACAACCTCGGACGGATTCCAACCCGGATGCTTCCAGCTGGCTGGTAGCAAGGTTCGGAGCAACCTGCGTTCAACACGGCAGCGAGTTTATCATTTTGGGCGGAGTGGCTCGAGACCATCTCTTGGGCCACAACGACGAGATCGTAACTTTCTCAGTGACAGGCACAGAGTACAAGATTACTCGCCGCTTGATATCCAACGCGTCGCCTCGTGCCCTCTACACTGGACACTCAGCCGTGGTAGCAGCTGACGGCAGAATAGTGATTACCGGGGGCGGTGCTACGTGCTTCTCCATGGGCACCTTCTGGAATAAGGGCGTGTATTCTCTGCGCTTACCAGGCTCTGGCACAACTGGGGCTCTCCCTCACTGGACTCACGACAAGACCGTCGACATCATCCCAGGAGAGCGGAGTCTTCCCATCCGAACCAAGCTCCAAAACGGAACCTCAAGCATAGCCATCAAGACCATCGAGCGTGTTCAACTCAAGACAGCAGATGACTTCGCCAAGGTTGTCCGGGCAGGCCGTCCGGTGGTGCTGGAAGGCTTGGATCTGGGCAGCTGTGTCGCCTCTTGGAACCTGAAGTACTTGGCGGAAAAGGTTGGCAGCGACCGCAAG GTTGTCATCCACGAAGCCGCCACTCAAGTAATGGATTTCAATGCCAAGAACTTCCGATACGTAACAACTGGATTCGGAGACTTGGCACAAAAGATTGAGCAAGGCGGCAGGCTGTATCTGCGGGCACTTTCACAGGAGAAGCCCACAGAGAAGCCGTCGGTGCTTGAGGAGGACTTTCCGACTTTGGGCGGTGACTTTGTGTTGCCGGAGCAGCTGGCTTTGGTGCGGGAGAATTTGTTTAGCTCGGTGTTGAGGCTGTCTGGGCCAGTGAATATGTGGCTACATTACGAT GTTATGGCAAATGTATACTGCCAAATAGGGGGTTCCAAAAGACTCATTCTCTTCCCACCCTCAGACGTTGAGCACTTGTCGTTTGCACCCGGTGCTTCCAGCTCTAGCATCGACGTATTTTCGTCTCTTGAGTCGCCGGAGTTAACACAGACACACCCTCACGAGGCTGTACTGGGCCCTGGCCAGGTCCTCTTCCTGCCCCCGTTGTGGTTGCACACAGCTACACCAACCTCGGACAAGAGCATCGCGGTCAATGTGTTTTTCAGAGATCTTGACAGCAACTCATATGCTGCCGGTAAAGATGTGTATGGGAACCGTGATCTGGCGGCATATGAAAAGGGCAGGCAAGACATTGGTCGCATCGCGAATAGCTTTCAAAAGCTGCCGGCCGAGGCGAGAGAGTTTTATCTCTTGAAGTTGGCTGATGAGCTGAGGCGGAAGGCAAGGGGTTGA
- the MIR1 gene encoding mitochondrial phosphate carrier protein (COG:C; EggNog:ENOG503NTWE) → MATKTETKPQLSGVALYSRFALAGAICCSVTHGALTPVDVVKTRIQLDPATYNRGMIGGFKQVIKNEGAGALLTGVGPTFAGYFLQGSLKFGGYELFKQQAINYLGYENASKYRTGVYLASSAMAEFFADIALCPLEATRIRLVSQPTYASGLIGGFGKMLKNEGVGAFYAGFGPILFKQIPYTMAKFVVYEKVAEAVYQVFPKKDMADSMQTVVNLGSGLVAGFAAAIVSQPADTMLSKINKTPGAPGEGTTTRLIKIAKELGLKGSYTGIGARLFMVGTLTAFQFAIYGDIKKALGATGGVEIGK, encoded by the exons ATGGCCACCAAGACCGAGACCAAGCCCCAACTGAGCGGCGTTGCCCTCTACTCCAGATTCGCCCTTGCCGGCGCCATCTGCTGCTCCGTCACCCACGGTGCCCTCACCCCCGTCGATGT CGTCAAGACTCGCATCCAGCTCGACCCCGCTACCTACAACAGGGGCATGATCGGTGGCTTCAAGCAGGTCATCAAGAATGAGGGTGCTGGTGCCCTCCTCACTGGTGTCGGCCCTACCTTCGCCGGTTACTTCCTCCAGGGCTCCCTCAAGTTCGGTGGTTACGAGCTGTTCAAGCAGCAGGCCATCAACTATCTCGGCTACGAGAACGCCTCCAAGTACCGCACCGGTGTCTACCTCGCCTCTTCCGCCATGGCCGAGTTCTTCGCCGATATTGCCCTCTGCCCTCTTGAGGCCACCCGTATCCGTCTCGTCTCCCAGCCCACCTATGCCTCCGGCCTCATCGGCGGCTTCGGCAAGATGCTCAAGAACGAGGGTGTTGGTGCCTTCTACGCCGGTTTCGGTCCCATTCTGTTCAAGca GATCCCCTACACCATGGCCAAGTTCGTTGTCTACGAGAAGGTCGCCGAGGCTGTCTACCAGGTCTTCCCCAAGAAGGACATGGCCGACAGCATGCAGACTGTTGTCAACCTCGGCTCCGGTCTCGTTGCCGGTTTCGCCGCTGCCATCGTCTCTCAGCCCGCCGACACCATGTTGAGCAAGATCAACAAGACCCCCGGCGCCCCCGGCGagggcaccaccacccgcctcaTCAAGATCGCCAAGGAGCTCGGCCTCAAGGGCTCCTACACCGGCATCGGCGCCCGTCTCTTCATGGTCGGCACCCTTACCGCTTTCCAGTTCGCCATCTACGGTGACATCAAGAAGGCTCTtg GTGCCACTGGCGGTGTCGAGATCGGCAAATAA